A segment of the Paracoccus suum genome:
CCGTCGCGACCCCCCTTAGCGCCACCGGCGGCGTGGTCGGCCTCAAGGGCAATCTCGCCCCCGACGGCGCCGTGGTCAAAGTCGCCGGCATGGCCCCCGAAGAGCAGGTCTTTACCGGCCCTGCCCGCGTCTTTGAATGCGAGGAGGACGCCTTTGCCGCCGTGCAGGTTCGCGGCTATCGCGAGGGTGAGGTCATCGTCATTCGCAACGAGGGTCCTGCGGGTGGCCCCGGCATGCGCGAGATGTTGGCGACCACCGCCGCCCTCTCCGGGCAGGGCATGGGCAAGAAGGTCGCGCTGATCACCGACGGCCGCTTCAGCGGCGCGACACGCGGCTTTTGCGTCGGCCATGTCGGCCCCGAGGCCGCGCATGGCGGCCCGATCGCCCTGCTGCGCGACGGCGATGTCATCACCATCGACGCCATCAAGGGCGAGATCAGTGTCGCGCTGGACGAGGCCGAGCTCGCCGCGCGCAAGGCCGCATGGGCGGGCCCGCGGCCGACCGACTATGCCGCCGGGGCGCTGTGGAAATATGCCCGGCTGGTCGGACCAGCACGGCAGGGCGCCGTGACCCATCCGGGTGCCGAGGCCGAAACCCACGTCTATATGGACCAATGACGTGGCGCGCCGGGGACCTGCAGCCACGCTGGGCAAGTTGCTGGGTCGCGGCGCGGGCGGAGGCGATGCCGGCCACTGGCGCGGCATGCGGACCGCAGCACTGTCCACGGCCGAAATCGACCGGCTGCGGGGCGCTGCGCGCGATCAGCGACGTGCGATCGATGCCTTCCTGGCCTCGACCGAGCGCGCGACCCGCCGCCACAGCGCTCTGCTGGCGGCGATGCCGCTGCCCGCCGGGACCGACTGGCGGTGGCGGCCGCCGCTGCTCAGCACGCCGCTGGACCCGGCAGTCCGCATAGGGCCGCCCAACGGCGAGGGCCTGGGCGACAGTGCGCAATTGTTTCACGATTGCGATCTGCGGGCCATGATCCTGCGTCAGGTACCGAACCTGTCGGCGACCGACCTTGCGCTCTACGGCCTGCGCCTCGAGGTGCTGGGTTTTAGCGGCGGCTTTCTGGCGCTGAGCCTGCCGCTGCCGGCCGAGGCGCTGGACGGCCTCGACCGCGACCACATCATACGTTTGGAAACCGAGATCGAGATCGAGCGCCGGATCGAGGTGTTCGCCCGGTTGAACATCAAGAACGGCCCGAACACCGATCAGCAACAGGCCCACTTGGGCTGGATGCAGGCCGACCGGCGCAACCGGCATGTGTCCGAGTTCGATCTCGCCCCGACCGAGATTAACCCGGAGCGGCTGGAGTCGGCCTGGCTGGACCTGATCTTCGAGGCGCCGGCCATGAACGCGGTCGTGCTGCGCGACCTTGTGCTGTCGCGCCACCGACGGGCACAGGTCTGATGAAAGGACCCAAGGCAATGAGCAGCTTTCGGCATGACGGCCTGCGCGGCGGGGTCTGGCATGGGACGATCGAGGGCGCTACCCGGCCCTCGCCCCTTGCCCTGGTGCATCGGGGCGAGCGGATTGGGCCAGCCACGCTGACTCCGCTTCCGGACGGGGAAGGCTGGCAGATCGCGGCGACGGTGCCGCTGGACCGGCTGACCGACGGCGCAACCACCTTTCTGCTGGTAGAGGACGGCCCCGACGGCCAGCGCGCCGACGCCGCCGCGATCATCGCCCGCCTGCCGCTGATCGCGGGGGCCGAGATTGCCACCGACCTGCAGGCCGAACTGGCCCTGATGCGGGCCGAGATGGACCTGTTACTGCGCGAGTTTCGCCGGCACTCCGCCGAGGCTCTCACGGCGTCGCAGGACTTCGTGCGCAAGGCCGATCTGGCTGTCGTTCTGCCGACCGCTGAGGCGAGTTGCGCCGCGCACGACGAAACGCACAGCCCCCCGGCGGCCGGTCTCGCCCCCGAGGAAGCATTGCACGCCGCCTCGGAGATGGCCGGCGGCACCTCCGAGGAAGCATTGCAGACCGTTGCGCCAGCTACCGCCGTTGAAACCGCGGCGGCAGAAGAAGCGACACGATCCGCGCTGCCTGCCGAAGCCGCCGCCTTCCCCGCGCCAAGTCCCGCCGAACCTGATCCCGCCGCGATCCCTCGTCCGCCGGCCGGTCCACAGATTTAGGGCCAAAGCGATGCGAGCGCCGGTCAGCCCGGCGTCGTCCCGGCCCCGCTGCTGTAGCCGGGTAAAGCAGTGCGTAAAGCGGTCACTCCGTCCCCGGTTGCTGGAAATAGCGATAACG
Coding sequences within it:
- a CDS encoding DUF6478 family protein — translated: MARRGPAATLGKLLGRGAGGGDAGHWRGMRTAALSTAEIDRLRGAARDQRRAIDAFLASTERATRRHSALLAAMPLPAGTDWRWRPPLLSTPLDPAVRIGPPNGEGLGDSAQLFHDCDLRAMILRQVPNLSATDLALYGLRLEVLGFSGGFLALSLPLPAEALDGLDRDHIIRLETEIEIERRIEVFARLNIKNGPNTDQQQAHLGWMQADRRNRHVSEFDLAPTEINPERLESAWLDLIFEAPAMNAVVLRDLVLSRHRRAQV